From Synechococcus sp. A10-1-5-1, a single genomic window includes:
- a CDS encoding NAD(P)H-dependent oxidoreductase subunit E codes for MPQKVDSLERLLRRFGGQSHGLIELLNAAQERDGYLSEPLLRDLAQRLQLPLSRVQATASFYHLFRFTPPTPHRCRVCTGTACFVQGGGQLLAELQRQPLSSMGVELGQVRCIGTCSGAPLVVVDEEVWNHQSGETVLAGLRRLRT; via the coding sequence ATGCCGCAAAAGGTTGATTCCCTTGAGCGACTTCTGAGGCGCTTTGGCGGGCAATCCCATGGCCTGATCGAATTATTGAATGCGGCCCAGGAACGCGATGGCTATCTCAGTGAGCCCTTGCTGCGTGATCTGGCGCAACGGTTGCAGTTACCCCTGAGTCGCGTTCAGGCCACCGCCAGTTTCTATCACCTGTTTCGCTTCACTCCACCGACTCCCCACCGCTGCCGGGTGTGTACCGGAACGGCTTGTTTTGTGCAGGGGGGCGGCCAACTGCTAGCCGAGTTGCAACGGCAGCCCTTGTCCTCCATGGGTGTCGAGCTCGGGCAGGTGCGCTGCATCGGTACCTGCAGTGGTGCCCCCTTGGTGGTGGTGGATGAGGAGGTCTGGAATCACCAAAGTGGCGAGACCGTGCTGGCCGGATTAAGGAGGCTGAGGACGTGA
- the ppsA gene encoding phosphoenolpyruvate synthase: MAADSKGMSNWVLPFESVGLESIPVVGGKNASLGEMIRSLGPCGICVPAGFATTAAAYRHHLQTATLRPRLHQLLDGLDVADLPQLQRAGLAARELLLSAPLPRDLEQSIAEAYQRLGSPAVAVRSSATAEDLPDASFAGQQETYLNVRGEADLLEACRQCYASLFTDRAISYRQLNGFDHFSVALSIGVQRMVRSDLACSGVMFSLDTESGFREAVLLTAAYGLGENVVQGAVNPDEYLIFKPTLQQGFAPIVSKRRGAKAIRMVYGERGTPCNEPVPEDERQRFALDDAEALQLARWACLIEDHYSQKRGQSTPMDIEWAKDGTTGELVILQARPETVQSRRTANVLRTWSLQPHQAPLLCRGRAIGTSVGQGPARILRHPSEINRFQNGDVLVTERTDPDWEPILKRASGVVTNQGGRTCHAAIIAREMGITAIVGATDATEAIDDGEIVTLSCCEGDEGRVYRGALPFDLAERDVGDLPPTRTKILMNVGNPEAAFNLAAIPCDGVGLARLEFIIANQIRVHPMALLQTDRVMDGQERDAILQLSAGYLHPSEYYVDRLAQGMGRLAAAFYPKPVILRFSDFKSNEYAKLLGGSSFEPIEENPMIGWRGASRYDAPGFRDAFALECQALLRVREQMGLVNVIPMIPFCRTPEEADRVLAVMAQNGLVRGERGLEVYVMCEVPSNVMAGEAFAECFDGFSIGSNDLTQLTLGLDRDSALVADLFDERHPAVLEMLRLAIRTAKRCGRKVGICGQAPSDYPEFAAFLVKEGIDSISLNPDVVINTRMRVAELEQNCSEA; the protein is encoded by the coding sequence ATGGCAGCTGACAGCAAAGGGATGTCCAACTGGGTCCTCCCCTTTGAGTCGGTGGGATTGGAGTCCATTCCCGTGGTGGGAGGCAAGAACGCTTCCCTCGGGGAGATGATTCGATCCCTGGGTCCATGCGGGATCTGCGTTCCAGCGGGCTTCGCGACGACTGCCGCCGCCTATCGCCACCATCTGCAGACCGCAACACTCCGGCCCAGGCTGCATCAGCTCCTCGATGGATTGGATGTCGCTGATCTGCCGCAGCTCCAACGGGCTGGCCTGGCCGCTCGAGAGCTGCTGCTGAGCGCACCTCTCCCCCGTGATCTGGAGCAGTCCATTGCCGAGGCTTATCAGCGCCTGGGCTCTCCAGCGGTGGCTGTGCGATCCAGTGCCACCGCTGAAGATCTGCCCGATGCCTCCTTCGCTGGCCAGCAGGAGACCTACCTCAACGTGAGGGGAGAGGCTGATCTATTGGAGGCCTGCAGGCAGTGCTATGCCTCCCTGTTCACCGATCGCGCCATCTCCTATCGCCAGCTGAACGGCTTCGATCACTTCAGCGTGGCGCTCTCGATCGGTGTCCAGCGGATGGTGCGCTCTGACCTGGCTTGCTCGGGCGTGATGTTCAGCCTCGATACCGAGAGCGGTTTCCGAGAGGCCGTGTTGCTCACCGCCGCCTACGGCCTTGGTGAGAACGTTGTGCAGGGGGCGGTCAACCCAGACGAATACCTGATTTTTAAGCCCACGCTGCAGCAGGGCTTCGCTCCGATCGTCAGCAAGCGGCGCGGAGCCAAGGCGATCCGCATGGTTTATGGCGAGCGGGGCACACCCTGCAATGAACCTGTTCCGGAGGACGAGCGGCAGCGTTTTGCCCTTGACGATGCCGAGGCGCTGCAGTTGGCCCGCTGGGCCTGTCTGATCGAAGACCACTACAGCCAGAAGCGCGGACAATCCACCCCGATGGATATCGAGTGGGCCAAGGACGGAACCACAGGAGAACTTGTCATCCTCCAGGCCCGGCCAGAGACCGTGCAGTCGCGTCGCACGGCCAACGTGTTGCGCACCTGGAGCCTGCAGCCCCACCAGGCGCCGCTGCTCTGCAGGGGGCGTGCCATCGGGACATCAGTCGGTCAAGGTCCTGCGCGAATCCTGAGGCATCCCAGCGAGATCAACCGCTTTCAGAACGGAGATGTACTGGTCACAGAGCGGACCGATCCTGACTGGGAACCGATTCTGAAGCGGGCCAGTGGAGTGGTGACCAACCAGGGAGGGCGGACCTGCCACGCGGCAATCATTGCCCGGGAGATGGGCATCACTGCGATCGTTGGAGCGACTGATGCCACTGAGGCCATCGACGATGGAGAGATCGTCACCCTGAGTTGTTGCGAAGGCGATGAGGGCCGCGTCTATCGCGGCGCTCTTCCCTTTGATCTGGCCGAGCGCGATGTGGGCGACCTGCCACCAACTCGGACCAAGATCTTGATGAATGTGGGCAATCCCGAGGCCGCCTTCAATCTCGCGGCGATTCCCTGTGATGGGGTCGGCTTGGCCCGTTTGGAATTCATCATCGCCAACCAGATTCGGGTGCATCCGATGGCCTTGCTGCAGACCGATCGGGTCATGGACGGACAAGAGCGGGACGCGATCCTTCAGCTGAGCGCTGGCTATCTCCATCCCTCCGAGTACTACGTCGATCGCCTCGCCCAGGGCATGGGCCGTCTCGCGGCGGCGTTTTATCCCAAGCCAGTCATCCTGCGTTTCTCTGATTTCAAGAGCAATGAATACGCCAAGTTGCTTGGTGGAAGCAGCTTTGAGCCGATCGAGGAAAACCCAATGATTGGCTGGCGGGGAGCTTCCCGCTACGACGCTCCGGGATTCCGAGATGCCTTTGCTTTGGAGTGTCAGGCGCTGCTGCGGGTGCGCGAGCAGATGGGGTTGGTCAATGTGATTCCCATGATTCCCTTCTGCCGCACCCCGGAGGAGGCAGATCGGGTTTTAGCCGTCATGGCTCAAAACGGATTGGTCCGTGGGGAGCGGGGACTCGAGGTCTATGTGATGTGTGAGGTGCCAAGCAATGTGATGGCGGGGGAGGCCTTTGCTGAATGTTTTGATGGCTTCTCGATCGGCTCCAATGACCTCACCCAGCTGACCCTTGGACTTGATCGCGATTCGGCCCTGGTGGCTGATCTGTTTGATGAACGCCATCCAGCGGTGTTGGAGATGCTCCGTCTGGCGATTCGCACGGCAAAGCGTTGCGGCCGCAAGGTCGGCATTTGCGGGCAGGCTCCAAGCGACTATCCCGAGTTCGCGGCTTTTTTAGTGAAGGAGGGGATTGATTCCATCAGCCTCAACCCCGATGTTGTGATCAATACGCGAATGCGTGTCGCCGAGTTGGAGCAGAACTGCAGCGAAGCTTGA
- a CDS encoding L,D-transpeptidase encodes MRRFTSLAGIALALALSGCGSSPKTSATGAPLVTAPITIELDQKIPAKSQGVMVRGDERTTFQVGFGRLGVTCAKTRFEEGYTPLGRFKVNAILSNDRFEMDPKLIAQSGKSKAELRETLFKNMNAIDFKGDGEIGEYGIGYISLEPIDSVKQPFAFNTYDGKFRWYSFAIHGSNNEKRIGEQVTGGCLNVSEPTLKAMLASVQLGDAVEVKTDGPCTP; translated from the coding sequence ATGCGACGTTTCACCTCGCTGGCCGGGATCGCCCTGGCCCTGGCCTTAAGCGGTTGTGGTAGCTCCCCCAAGACCAGTGCCACCGGCGCGCCGCTGGTGACAGCTCCGATCACGATTGAGCTGGATCAGAAGATTCCCGCCAAGAGTCAGGGGGTGATGGTGCGCGGTGATGAGCGCACGACCTTTCAGGTGGGCTTCGGGCGCTTGGGGGTGACCTGCGCCAAAACTCGCTTTGAAGAGGGCTACACCCCCCTGGGCCGCTTCAAGGTCAACGCGATCCTCAGTAACGATCGCTTTGAGATGGATCCCAAGCTGATCGCCCAGTCCGGCAAGAGCAAGGCGGAGCTCAGGGAGACCCTGTTCAAGAACATGAACGCCATCGACTTCAAGGGCGATGGCGAGATCGGTGAATACGGGATCGGTTACATCAGCCTGGAGCCGATCGATAGCGTCAAGCAGCCTTTTGCCTTCAACACCTACGACGGCAAATTCCGCTGGTACAGCTTTGCGATCCACGGCAGCAACAACGAAAAGCGCATCGGCGAACAGGTCACCGGCGGTTGCTTGAACGTCTCTGAACCCACCCTGAAGGCGATGCTCGCCTCGGTGCAACTCGGCGATGCAGTTGAGGTCAAAACCGATGGCCCCTGCACGCCCTAG
- a CDS encoding secondary thiamine-phosphate synthase enzyme YjbQ — translation MTVERLQIPTQESFQCIAITEALQRFIAKQGAQNGAVLISGQHTTTAVIINELEERLIWDLEAWLAEIAPAKRPWKHNDLELRPNIPADEPRNAHAHLQALLLGNQVMVAVQDGKPVLGTYQDVILVELDGPRQRTVVLQWIA, via the coding sequence ATGACCGTTGAACGCCTGCAGATTCCAACGCAAGAGTCCTTTCAGTGCATCGCGATCACCGAAGCACTGCAGCGCTTCATCGCCAAGCAAGGCGCCCAGAACGGGGCAGTGCTGATCAGCGGTCAGCACACCACGACAGCCGTGATCATCAACGAGCTGGAGGAGCGCCTGATCTGGGACCTGGAGGCTTGGCTCGCGGAGATCGCCCCAGCGAAGCGGCCTTGGAAACACAACGACCTCGAGCTCCGGCCGAACATCCCCGCCGATGAACCGCGCAACGCCCACGCACACCTGCAGGCCCTCCTGCTGGGCAACCAGGTGATGGTGGCCGTTCAAGACGGGAAGCCCGTGCTGGGTACCTATCAAGACGTGATCCTGGTGGAACTGGACGGGCCGCGTCAGCGAACGGTCGTCCTGCAATGGATTGCCTAG
- a CDS encoding sterol desaturase family protein has product MACLVVALLTPASALGVDGDIGGFIFNFIVIFAIIQSRHILLALILSGLASRSLLSQRSATASELCLSLSSSAVFALVMALFIRLDGHRYLQICQNEGAVSWLFYVASFIGALVLQDAFFYFVHRVLHRPFLYRLAHKGHHRSSQPSVWTSFAFDPVESLIHAICLIAIVVIIPLHPATLFALLMTMSVWAAVNHISPETLPDDFPHHWLGPWVIGPLHHCIHHRKQTLHYGLYFTFWDRVFRTQAEDYALRLEAVQKRSASSNLPS; this is encoded by the coding sequence GTGGCCTGCTTGGTGGTGGCGCTCTTGACTCCTGCGTCGGCTCTTGGAGTGGATGGTGATATCGGTGGATTTATTTTTAATTTTATTGTGATCTTTGCGATTATTCAAAGTCGTCATATCCTTCTTGCGCTCATCCTGAGTGGATTGGCAAGTCGAAGCCTTTTATCGCAGAGGTCGGCTACAGCGAGCGAGCTTTGCCTCAGTCTTTCCTCGTCTGCGGTCTTTGCTTTGGTGATGGCCTTGTTTATTCGGCTTGATGGTCATAGATATCTGCAGATCTGCCAAAATGAGGGTGCGGTGTCTTGGCTCTTCTATGTGGCCAGTTTCATCGGTGCTCTTGTTTTGCAGGATGCTTTCTTTTATTTTGTTCATCGCGTTCTGCATCGTCCTTTTCTCTACCGCTTGGCGCACAAGGGGCATCACCGTTCCTCTCAGCCCTCTGTCTGGACGTCCTTTGCGTTTGACCCGGTTGAGTCACTCATTCATGCGATTTGTCTGATCGCGATCGTTGTCATCATCCCGCTGCACCCTGCGACATTGTTTGCTCTTTTGATGACAATGTCAGTCTGGGCTGCTGTTAATCACATTTCTCCCGAAACCTTGCCAGATGATTTCCCTCATCACTGGCTTGGTCCTTGGGTCATCGGCCCACTGCACCATTGCATTCACCATCGCAAACAGACGCTGCACTACGGCCTCTACTTCACGTTCTGGGATCGCGTCTTCCGTACGCAAGCCGAGGACTACGCCTTGCGTCTCGAGGCTGTCCAGAAGCGGTCTGCATCGTCCAATCTCCCGTCTTAG
- a CDS encoding phenylpyruvate tautomerase MIF-related protein: MPLINVRTSLPELADAAGLLQELSAALAQQTGKQEAYVMTLLETAVPMTFAGSTEPCAYVEIKSIGALKPPAMTAAFCKLIEARTGIPAKRIYVAFEDVKASSWGWNGSTFG; the protein is encoded by the coding sequence ATGCCCTTGATCAACGTCCGCACATCGTTGCCTGAGCTGGCCGATGCCGCTGGGCTGCTCCAGGAGCTCTCGGCGGCCTTGGCCCAGCAGACCGGTAAGCAGGAGGCCTATGTGATGACGCTGCTGGAGACCGCGGTGCCGATGACCTTCGCGGGCAGCACCGAGCCGTGCGCCTACGTCGAGATCAAGTCGATTGGTGCCCTTAAGCCCCCGGCCATGACCGCGGCCTTCTGCAAGCTGATCGAGGCACGCACCGGCATTCCTGCCAAGCGGATCTATGTGGCCTTTGAAGATGTCAAAGCCAGCAGCTGGGGCTGGAACGGCAGCACCTTTGGCTGA
- a CDS encoding cytochrome P450 — translation MPAKPLPNTGAVSGLKEAFDFFGDPSFAQRRFETYGDVFATKLLAQPIVFIRGERAINDLFSQSESLEGWWPESVKKLLGSRSLANRNGAGHKARRRVVGQLFSSAALTRYTPSIIGLVDELAEELITADGPVPLAGRMRRFAFAVIATTVLGLDAGSRDALFADFEIWTKALFSIPLAIPGTPFAQAMGARQRLLNRIKGVLKEGSNKGGLDLISGGLDEAGIPLDDDDLAEQLLLLLFAGYETTASSLSCLFRALLMHPEVMHWLQSDVRASPWPAATSPQSEKLDATVMEVMRQTPPVGGFFRRSLQAIELADVVVPENSVIQVALTPTATSSGTDLTQFRPQRHLDGSFDQTLLPFGGGERVCLGKALAELEIRLMAVGLLQQVQLQLLPDQDLSLQLVPSPTPRNGLMVTAKQH, via the coding sequence ATGCCTGCCAAGCCTCTGCCCAATACCGGTGCTGTGAGCGGCCTGAAGGAAGCCTTCGATTTCTTTGGCGATCCGAGCTTTGCCCAGCGGCGTTTTGAAACCTATGGCGATGTCTTCGCCACAAAGCTGCTGGCCCAGCCGATCGTGTTCATCCGCGGTGAACGGGCGATCAACGATCTATTCAGCCAAAGCGAGTCCCTGGAAGGTTGGTGGCCGGAGAGTGTGAAAAAGCTGCTGGGCAGCCGCTCCCTGGCTAACCGCAACGGAGCGGGCCACAAAGCCCGTCGGCGCGTGGTGGGCCAGTTGTTCTCTAGTGCAGCCCTCACCCGCTACACCCCATCAATCATTGGCCTGGTGGATGAACTCGCAGAGGAGCTGATTACTGCTGATGGCCCAGTGCCCTTGGCAGGGCGGATGCGCCGCTTTGCCTTCGCCGTGATCGCCACCACGGTGCTTGGGCTCGATGCAGGCAGCCGAGACGCATTGTTCGCTGACTTTGAGATCTGGACCAAGGCCCTCTTCTCGATTCCCTTGGCGATACCTGGCACACCCTTTGCCCAAGCCATGGGCGCCCGCCAGCGGCTGCTGAACCGCATCAAGGGCGTCTTGAAGGAGGGCAGCAACAAAGGCGGCCTGGATCTCATCAGTGGCGGCCTCGATGAGGCAGGGATCCCGTTGGATGACGACGATCTGGCCGAGCAACTGTTGCTGCTGCTCTTCGCTGGTTACGAAACCACCGCCTCATCGCTGAGCTGCCTATTCCGCGCCTTGCTCATGCATCCCGAGGTGATGCATTGGCTGCAGAGCGATGTGAGGGCCTCTCCATGGCCAGCGGCCACATCGCCGCAATCGGAAAAGCTGGATGCCACCGTGATGGAGGTGATGCGGCAAACACCCCCGGTGGGCGGCTTCTTCCGCCGCAGCTTGCAGGCCATTGAGCTGGCCGATGTGGTCGTACCAGAGAACAGCGTGATCCAGGTGGCCCTCACGCCAACAGCGACCAGCAGCGGAACCGATCTGACGCAGTTCCGTCCGCAGCGCCATCTCGATGGATCGTTTGATCAAACCCTGCTGCCCTTTGGTGGTGGCGAACGGGTCTGCTTGGGTAAAGCCCTAGCCGAACTGGAAATCCGGCTGATGGCCGTTGGGCTGCTGCAGCAGGTGCAGCTGCAGCTGCTGCCAGACCAGGATCTTTCCTTGCAGCTGGTGCCTAGCCCCACTCCACGCAACGGCCTGATGGTCACCGCAAAACAGCACTAA
- a CDS encoding DUF1651 domain-containing protein, producing MEEAWLRDPRAGWQVRFHKDQRTWGRETWVFVDTGKAMPDHLPLLKERYHLRRADARVLWEGLMACGWLKTRPAWGVYAEP from the coding sequence ATGGAGGAGGCCTGGCTGAGGGATCCAAGGGCCGGTTGGCAGGTGCGGTTCCACAAGGATCAGCGGACTTGGGGCCGCGAAACGTGGGTGTTCGTGGATACGGGCAAGGCGATGCCTGACCATCTGCCCCTTCTCAAGGAGCGCTATCACCTGCGCCGAGCCGATGCCCGTGTTCTCTGGGAGGGGCTGATGGCCTGCGGCTGGCTGAAAACCAGGCCGGCATGGGGTGTCTATGCGGAGCCCTGA
- a CDS encoding TIGR03643 family protein, whose translation MRSFEPDELDRIIEMAWEDRTTFEAINYQFGISEQEVIELMRQSMKASSFKMWRKRVSGRQTKHDATSHSNRFRAKCHK comes from the coding sequence ATGCGCAGTTTTGAACCCGACGAGCTCGATCGCATCATCGAGATGGCTTGGGAGGACCGCACCACCTTTGAGGCAATCAACTACCAATTCGGAATTTCTGAACAGGAGGTGATCGAGCTGATGCGCCAGTCGATGAAGGCCTCGTCGTTCAAGATGTGGCGCAAACGGGTGAGCGGGCGGCAAACCAAACACGACGCCACCAGCCACTCCAACCGCTTCCGCGCCAAGTGCCACAAGTGA
- a CDS encoding lysozyme: MEISAAGLDLLKTFEGCRLVAYPDPGSGGEPWSIGYGHTGTDVRAGLTISQRQAERWLLADLKDSGRALETLLAGVPLSQGQWDALLSFCFNVGAGALQRSTLRRRLLAGEAPARVIREELPRWIRGSRGPLAGLIQRRAAEIQHAERHSSIALAVPYCCQNNSATTQGPRMCFSSSCAMAVEFLRPGFFQGGRQIDDQYLELVLRYGESTEATAQLQAIKACGLEAQFRQDGSIKDLIASLQQGIPAPVGWLHLGSVEQPTGVGHWSVVVGWDPSRRTFLMHDPNGEADLIGGGYVTTAIGSGQAQRYSEHNWGRRWMVEGPGSGWWMEFRKP; encoded by the coding sequence ATGGAGATCAGCGCTGCCGGATTGGACCTGCTCAAAACCTTCGAGGGTTGCCGGCTGGTGGCCTATCCCGATCCCGGCAGTGGCGGAGAGCCCTGGAGCATTGGCTACGGCCACACCGGTACAGACGTCAGAGCGGGGCTAACGATCAGCCAGAGGCAGGCTGAACGCTGGCTGCTGGCGGACCTCAAAGACAGCGGGCGCGCCCTCGAGACATTGCTAGCGGGCGTGCCACTGAGCCAGGGACAGTGGGATGCGCTGCTGAGCTTCTGCTTCAACGTCGGAGCAGGGGCATTGCAGCGATCCACCCTGCGCAGGCGGCTTCTGGCTGGAGAAGCACCAGCACGGGTGATCCGCGAGGAGCTCCCCCGCTGGATTCGGGGATCCCGCGGCCCCCTGGCAGGGTTGATCCAGCGCCGAGCCGCCGAGATTCAACACGCCGAACGCCACAGTTCAATCGCCCTGGCGGTGCCCTACTGCTGCCAGAACAACAGCGCCACAACGCAGGGCCCGCGCATGTGCTTCAGCTCGAGCTGCGCCATGGCGGTGGAGTTCCTGCGGCCCGGGTTCTTTCAAGGCGGCAGACAGATCGACGACCAGTACCTCGAGCTGGTGCTGCGCTATGGCGAGAGCACGGAGGCAACCGCCCAACTGCAGGCGATCAAAGCCTGCGGCCTGGAGGCCCAGTTCCGCCAGGATGGATCGATCAAAGACCTGATCGCGTCACTGCAGCAAGGCATCCCAGCGCCGGTGGGCTGGCTGCATCTCGGATCGGTGGAGCAGCCAACCGGTGTGGGGCACTGGAGCGTGGTTGTGGGCTGGGATCCGAGCAGACGAACCTTTCTGATGCATGACCCCAACGGCGAAGCTGATCTCATCGGGGGCGGCTACGTCACGACCGCCATCGGCAGCGGCCAAGCCCAGCGCTATTCCGAGCACAATTGGGGACGGCGCTGGATGGTGGAAGGTCCAGGCAGCGGCTGGTGGATGGAGTTCCGCAAGCCATGA